From the genome of Adhaeribacter pallidiroseus:
TTCCTAGCAGCAGGTACACGCCAGGGCCTTTAAAGGGCCAGTCTTTTAAGGATGGAGGAAAGTTAACGGTATCAAAGAAGTTATTCTGCGTATCCAGAAAAGTACCAAACTGCATGAGTTCTCCCCGGATGGTGCGGACTTGTTTCGTTGTGACTAATATACCCAACATGCGTACTTTCCTTCCGGTATACTGCGCCATGGCAGCCGCTAGTACATCCCCCCGGTATTTCGTTTTCAGCAGATCAAAATAAGACAGGCTCACCGGGAAGCCCAGCAGTTCTAACTCATCCCAGGCTTTATCTACCAACGTATAGGTTAAACTGGGTAAATGAAAATGTTTCTGCGGCGCTTGAAATAAAACCGCTTCCGCATCCAGGTTGCTTTTATGACCGAGCAAGTAAAGTGCTTCCCAGAGCAAGTGTACTTTACTCTGACCCGTAAAGCGAAAAGCATCGATGCGGATCAGGATTTCTACCTGTTCTTTGGTAATCTGCGTACGCTTGATAAAATCTTCTAGGCTAGTATAATGTCCCTGTTGAAGGCGCTCCGTTACGATTCTTTGACATGCTTGCTGCTCCAGGTTCTGGATATGCACTAGGCCCAGGTAAATGTCCTGCTGGTAAATAGTGGTGGTAAAGAGGCTATGATTCACGCAGGGTAAGTGAATCATAGCACCCGCTTTCCGGGCTTCCTGCACGTACACCCACGTTTGGTAAAACCCGCCAAAGTTGTTAATCACGGCTACCATAAACTCCAGCGGGTAGTAGGTCTTCAAAAATAAGCTCTGATAGCTTTCCACGGCGAATGAAGCCGAGTGCGCTTTAGAAAAGGAATAACCCGCGAACGATTCAACCTGCCGCCAGACCTCGCGGGTAATGGCTTCCGGGTAGCCTTTCTCCCGGCAGTTACTAAAAAACTTATCGACTAACTTCTGAAATTCTTGCTTGGAGCGGGACTTACCGCTCATGCCCCGACGTAATACATCGGCATCGGCCAGGTCTAAGCCGGCAAAGTGGTGGCAAACTTTTAAAACATCTTCTTGGTAAACCATTACCCCATAGGTTTCTTTCAACTGTTCCCCCAGCACCGGATGAATGTGCTCAATCTTGTCCGGGTGGTGAAAGCGCTGGATATACGCCTTCATCATGCCCGATTTGGCCACGCCCGGCCGGATAATGGAACTAGCCGCTACTAAAGACAAATAATTATCACAGTGCAGTTTTTTGAGCAAACCCCGCATGGCTGGGCTTTCAATGTAGAAGCAGCCGATGGTATCCCCGGATTTTAACTGTTGCCGGACTTTCTCGTCGGTTTTAAAGCGGGCTACTTCGTGCGCATCAATCTTGAGTTTCTGGTTTTGCTGCACCAGGTGCACACATTCCTTGATGTGGCCAATACCCCGCTGGCTTAAGATGTCGAGCTTCTCAAAGCCGATGCTTTCCGCTACGTACATGTCCCACTGGCTGGTCGGCATGTTTTTGGGTGGTAAATCCAAAGCGGTGTAACAAGTCAAGGGTTGCTCGGAAATAAGTACGCCGCCCGCATGAATGGAGCGTACGTTGGGAAAGTCGGTGAGCAATTTGCCGTATCGGAAGATTTGCTGCGTATACTGGTTTTGATTCGCTCCCGCTGCGGGATTAGCTACTAAAGCATCGAGTTCACTTTTAGGCAACCCGTACACCTTACCTAGTTCCCGCAAAATAGCGTTTTGCTGAAAGGTACTCATGGCTCCTAAAAGAGCGGTATGTTCCCGGCCGTAGCGTTTAAAGATGTAATCGAGTACCTCGTCCCGTTCGTCCCAGCTGTAATCAATGTCAAAATCAGGGGGCGAGGTGCGCTTGGGATTGAGAAAGCGTTCGAAGTACAAGTCCAGTTCTATGGGATCTACGTCGGTGATACGTAAACAATAGGCTACCACGCTGTTCGCCCCACTGCCCCGGCCAATGTGGTAAAAACCGCGACTCATGGAGTAGCGGATCACGTCCCAAGTAATGAGGAAATAAGCACTAAAGCCAAGTTTATCAATAATAGTTAGCTCGTGTTCTACCCGTTGCCGGGCTACTTTATGCGTAGCCCCATAGCGCTGGCGCAAGCCGTCCTGGGCTAATTTTTCCAATAGCAGTTTATCGTCGTAAGCGGTGGCAGAAAAAAGGAATTTGTTCTTGCGGCTGCTGAAGTCGAAAGTAAAACTGGCTTGTGCGACCAGCTTTTCCAAATTGCTAATCAAACTAGGAAAACGCTCGTAACTTTTGCGTAACTGATTAGCCGGTAGAAAAGCGGCATCCTCATTTAGAGCATGCTCCGGAGTAAGTTGGCTGAGTAAGATGTTATGGTCAATGGCCCGTAAGTGGCGGTGCAAGGCGTATCCTTCTGGGTTCTCGTAAGTAAATACCGGTTGCATCACTAGCTTATCCGGATAGTGCCGCAGGTTAGAGAATTGCAGCTTGTTGAGTTCGTGGGGCCGCACTCCAATGTATTCATTCTCTTGAAGCGCTTGGCTAGTACCCAGGGCAAAAGGATAAATAACCATTACCTGGTTAAAAGCAGGTGGTTTATCGGGTAATGCTTCTTGCAGCAGTTGATAGTGGCTCAAAAAAATATTTAGCTCTTGAAAACCCGCTTGGTTTAAAGCCACGCCGGTGTATAGCAGTTGATTATCCCGCCGAAATTCTATGCCTACTACAGGCTGGATACCGAGTTCGCGGCAGGCGGCTACAAAAGGAAACACGCCCGAGGTATTATTAATGTCTGTTAAGATTAAAGCTTTATAGCCTTGCTTCACGGCAGTAGCCACTACCTCTTCCACCGAGAGGGTACCGTAACGCAGACTGTAGTACGAATGAACAAAGGCCATCATAACTTTTTACCCGTTAATCCAGCCGCTCGTTTAACCGCTTCGGCGCCGTAGCGATGGCGGATCTTGTCCATCGCCTGGTAGAGGTTCACCAGCTCCGTAGTATCTTCAAATAAATCAATCTGCTGAAAGCCTTGCACCAGATGGCTTAATCTTACCCCCAGTAAGCGAATCAGCATGCGCCGGTTATAGAGCTTCTGGAACAACTCTTTGGCTTTGCGGATGAGGATGTGATCGGCGGCGTTGTAGGGGATCATCATCTGCTGGGTATGCGTATCAAAGTTGGCGTAGCGAATCTTCACCGTAATACAACTGGTTAGCTTCTCCTGTTGCCGCAGTTCAAAAGCCAGCTTTTCCACCATCGACACCAGCAAGTTATTCAGGTAAGCAACATCAGTGGTATCCGTGCTAAAAGTGCGCTCGGTACTAATGGACTTTTGCTCCGAATAAGGCACCACGGGCGCTAAATCAATGCCGTTGGCCTTTTCCCAAATAGAGATACCTTCTTTACCCAATACTTTCCGGATCACGTCGGGAGGAATCATGGTGAGCACTTCAATGGTGGGTACGCCCATGTTGCGCAAGAGCTGGTAGTTCTTCTCGCCCACGCCGGGTATTTTGCGGAGAGAAAGTGGCGAGAGAAAAGGTTTTACCTGTTCCTGTTGGACTTGTAAGGTGCCGTTGGGTTTGGCCTGGCCCGTGGCAATCTTGCTAACGGTTTTGTTAACCGATAAACCAAAGGAAATGGGTAAACCCGTTTCTTTCATAATCAAGTTCCGAAGTTCGTTCGTCCACTTCCAGGTACCAAAGAAACGGTCCAGGCCGGTGACGTCCAGGTAGTGCTCGTCAATCGAAGCTTTCTCGTAGATATCGGCTTTAGCGGCAATCACTTGGGTAACGTCGGCCGAGTACTTGCTGTAGGCTTCCATATCGCCCCGCATAATGAGGGCTTCCCCGCAGAGTTGCTTGGCCATCCGGATCGGCATGCCGGCGTGTACCCCGTAACGCCTCGTTTCGTAACTGCAACTGGCTACCACACCCCGATCGGATAAGCCGCCGATGATTACCGGTTTACCCACCAGTTGGGAGTTCCGTAATCGCTCCACCGACACGAAGAACGTATCCAGGTCAAAGTGCGCAATGGTGCGATTTTCCGGCAGCATATATCACGAAACAGCTAAGAATACTATTGGGTAGATACTAATAATGTTAGCAATAACGTAATAAAATATACAAAAGCTAAATATTTGAGAATTATTTTTCTAAATACCCCTAAAAACTAATATATTTAGTTGATTGCTATTGCGGATTGGGGAAAGCGGCAATGCTGGGAATGGGTCGGGCTTGCATTTTAGCAGCATCAAAAGGTTGTAACAAATCTAGTAATTCTTGTTTACTAAGATCATTAGATAACCACAGTTTTTCTATATCGCGATCCAGGATTACGGGCATGCGTTCCGGATGAATGGGTTTGACCAGTTCGTTGGCCCGGGTGGTAATGATGGTAAAAGAACGTACTACTTCGCCGGAGCTGGTATCTACCCACTCATCCCACAAGCCGGCAAAAGCCAGTAAGTTTTCATCCTTCAGGTTGATGAAATAGATTTCTTTTTGCTTTTTGGTTTTCGGTTTGGTGATCACTTGACCGAACATATCTTTTTCTACTGGCGTAACGTCTTTCCACTCGTAGAAACCCGAAGCGGGTACCAGACAGCGCTTAGTAGTGATCAGGCTCCGGAAAGAAGGTTTCCAGGTCAGCTCTTCGGATTTCGCGTTAAAGGTATCGTATTTAAAATCTCTGGTCGGAGCCCAATGCGGCAGAATGGACCACTTCATAAAAGTTAAATGCTTGGGATCAGTGTTGGTAATTACGGGCAGCACATCACCCGGCCGGGCATCGTAGGAAGGTTGGTAAGGTTCTTCTATTCGCACATCAAAGCGTTCTTCAATGGCTTCTAAATCTTCGGTTTCGGAATAGCGGCCGCACATAATTTTTGTGTTATAGTCTTTTGAAATATAGAAAGCGCAACAACTAATAATCTGCCATCCCTGTAAGTAGCCACAATTTAAAATATTAATATATTAATTTTAATATATAATAAATTATTATATTAGAACATACTTTTCTAAAAATAATGTTATGGCTACAATAGATTTATTATTCCTTTTATGGCTTGGTTGCCTCATTCCACTTGCTATCTTCCTTTACTGGAAAGAAGAACGTCGTTTTAAAAAACAGGCAGATAAAAGAATGATTATCTAAAAATATTAATCGACCCTTCTATTCTTAAGCAGCACTTAAAATTCCTCAAAAATCATGAATTATCCAACCATTACAATCTACACCAATAAAGCACCGGGAATCATGCAAGATTTGCTGCTTTCCCAATTTGATGAAATAAGCGGTATTGAAAAAGAAATTTACCATGACTTAAACCAGTTAAAAGGCAATAAAGTCAAATTAGACAATCTTATTAATCATTTAAGTAATCAGGGAATATTGAGGTTCAAGGAAAAAACAGAAGGTAGTATTATCTATGAAGTTATAGAATACTCCTGGAGATATTATGAATTTACTAAAGCTACTCCCACCTTAAAAAATATAATAATGAACCTGATTGTATTTAAAAAGGTATTTTAAGATGGGTTTTTTGTTAATTCTTTACCGGCCACCCTTCTGAATCCGCTTAACTATTATCAGATAAACGCCGGCCGCAATAAAGACATAAGCAATCCAGTCGTACCATTCCATGTTTTAGGTGTTTAAATTAATAGTTCATATAATCTTTAAAAGGTATTTACTATATTTAACAGGTTTATGTCATTACCATGGAACAAATTGAATACTTATTTAAAGGAGATTCATATATTTATTTTAATCCAAAGCTAATAATTTATGTAGATTATGATGATGAGTTTCCATCAATAAAATTTGAATATTTAACCGGTGTAAGTTGGACAATTACTAAGCCTGAGGATGCGGTAACTATTCCCCAGGAGAAATTTGAGAAGTATTTCAAAAAATCGCTCACTCATTTTGTCACGGCTGATTGGGGAAACCAGGCAGAGTACTATTCAATTATAGAGAACCAAAGAATAGAAATAATTTTATTCACTACAGATCCTAAAAACAAGTTTGTTATAAATATTATTTTTAGCTATGATCCTAAAGGGCCGGATTTATACCTAGGTAAAGAGAGATCCTTTTCCAAAAGAAAGGGCTATAGAACCAAAGGTACTGCTATAAGCGATGAACAGTTTAAAGCAGCTTTACAAGCATCTATGGTTTACATTCAGGATACCAACTCATATTACGATAATATGGATCAATTTGAGGGAAAATTAAGAGCCATTTTGAATAAAGAAGATATAACAGTAGATTTTCAAACAATCAATACACTGGAATACCTTCAGCAACTCGAACAAAAGAAAGCTCAATTACAACATGAACTTATTGAAAACGACGAGTATACTATTTTAGAAAGATCCACCTTAAGAGGTCAACTAACAGGCATTGAATATGCTATACAAGTCTACAATTTATTCCAAATAAACAAAGCTTAATCTATTCAATCTTTACATTGTTACTTTTTAACAATTCTAGGTAAGTATTAGACTTAGCCCGTTCCAACTCCAGCAGCTTCCAGCAATTAGCGGCTTCTATACTACCTTCTACTACCGGCTCGGTCCGGATCATTTCCCCTACTCCACAGGCCAGCCAATGGCCATCTAGTTCAGGAAAAGCATTTAATAATTTGATAAAGCCTTCTAATGTAGGAAGTGTTTTATCATTTTCAATATGTGAGATTTGCCCACGTCCTACCCCTATTACTTCCCCTAAATCTTCCCCACTCATCTTTTTTAACTTTCTAAACTCTTTTAATCGGCTTCCAAAGGTTGTTTGTATATTCATGTTAAACTTCTTAAATAAATGTATAATTAATTGCAACAATAATTTGCTTTGTATAGTATAACATCATATATTTGTTACAATAATACGAATTTAAAGCAAATATGTCTAACATAATTAAACAAATCTTAATTTTAACATTCATGAAAACTACACTAATCGAAAACCAGCATTCTAATACTCTATTAGAGGAACTCCGTCAAACAGCAATTGAGGCATTTGAAAAGAAGGCCTTAGATTCGATTAGCCTAAGTTCTGCCTTAAGGCTTACCCGCCGGGATGATCCATCAAAGCCTAATCCTTTATCCCAGGATGAAATTTTAGATTTAGAATCTCGAATCAAATACTTAAAAGGCAGGATTGAAAGTGCATCTACTTATGACCTACCTAACGGTAAGGTACCTGCAGCCGGAACCTGCCGGACTATAGATTTGGATGAAAATGATTTAAGTGACATTAACATTATTTATAAACCAGATAAAGATCGTTCACCGGTAATATTTAACGCAACTCCTCTACTACACGCCATAGTTGAAGAAACCTCACCAGAAGAAGTAGCTCAAGCCATAGATCAAAGTATGGAGTTCATGATAGGATACTTAGGTTATACCGGCTGGCACATGAATGACAACATAGCCGGCATATATGCAACTCTCAGAAAAGTAAGAAATAGTATCATAGCAGGATATGCTAATTGTGTGCTAACTCCTTACATCGATTGAAATCCAGAACATTACTTAAGCATACCTTTAACTTAAATCAATTCTAATAAATTTTTAAATACTCATAATAGCCATGAAAACCACAGTAACAGAAAATCCGGCAGAAGAATCATTGCGCGAAGAATTACGCCAAACTGCAATTTCGGCATTTGAAAATGATGCTATTGACGCTATTAGTCTAAAATCAGCCTTACAGCTAAGCTGTAGTGAAGAAGCCGCAAACATTCCACCGTATTTAGTAGGTAATAAAACAAACTTGCAGCGCCGAATCGAAGCCATCCAGGCGCAAATACATCAAGCCGAGGTACTTAAAGCTAAGCCCGAGTCTGAACAGCATGCTAAGTTTATATTTCACCTTTATAGAGAACCCATTGACATTCGCCCCATACTAGAGTTAATTGAACATTACGGTATTACAAAAATTGCAAGCATCGTAGATACCGTAATGTTCAAATTTATACATCAGATGCCTGAAAACGCCTTTGATGAAGATTCAAAAGAAAATTTCTTTACAATGCGCCGAATCCGGGATGCTTTTTTGACTGCCGGTAATATTATTGAGTTAGATAGTTGGTTAGAGCGTCGATCTAAAGAAGTAAAGGAACAGGACAAAGTTGAGTTTAACGAAAGATACTTCGGTAACATTGCCAGCTAATACCACGATGCAGATTATAGCCGAATATGAGAACCGGATCACCTACCTGGACAATGTGGAAGGGTGGCCGGTTCGCTTTTACAAAGACAAGAAATCAAACCAACTTTACGTGAACTCCTACGACATTGCCCGGGTGCTGGGTTATGAGAACGCCCACGAGCTGCTTAGTTCAGATGATGCTTTAGACCAGATCCTACAGCATCAGAAAGAACATCCGGAAGAGCCGTTTTTTATGAAGTGGTGAGCATTATTGCTCCTTATTTGTACCTTAAAAATCATTTTTGCAATTAATAACCTGATTGTCAATTCATTAAATATATAAAGTATTTTGTAGATCTATAATTTCCAAGCTCCAACCGCCCTCGGCTTTATCTTTTTCGCGGTACCAGGCCGGCGTATAATTTACCTTATCAATTAGTTTTCCGGTTTGGTCGAATAGTTCTACGGCATCGCCGCCATCATTTAAAGAGGGAAAAGTTTTTAAACCAATTACTTTACCAAAAGACTTAAACTCCAGGGTATCGGCCGCCCGGCATACAATCCGGTACTCGCCCGGTGCCAAAGATACAGTTGGGAAAACGCCCGTCGAAGTGGTGGCATCGGAGTACTTCCAGTTAACCAGGTTAAAAGTTTTGCCGCTGGCATTGTAAATTTCAAAATATTCGCTCTCGGGTAAATTTACGGCAGGCGAATAATCCGCCAGAATTTCGGTAATGCGCAGGTCGCCGGCCAGGGCAATTACCGGCCGCAAATACGTAAAAGAACGGCTTTCGGCGGTGTTCTGGGTGTTACCGTATAAATCCTGCACATTATTCACCGTGAGGGTATTGGTATTATTAGCAAACTCTTCGGCAAAGGTAAGGTGCACCAAAGCCTCGTTGCCAGTATCGCGAATAGCCGTGGTGGGATGAACAGTGGCTGGTTTAAGCGTATAATTGGTTGCTAGTTGAGCCGACGCGGCCGTAACGGGTTCGCTAAAGTTTACATCTAAGGTATTACTACCCGTGCGATTAATACCAAGTAAAGCCGGCGCTTTGGTATCGCGGATGCGGATATCGTCGAAAAAGATTTTTTTGGCATTGGCGGACGAATATTCTGCAAAAATTCCAAAATAATTGGCTTGCCGGTACGTAGAGTCAGTAACACTACCCTGCGCCAGGTAATTGGTACCCGCCCCGGAGAAGTCAGCGTGCAGTTGCCACTCGCCGGCCGCATTGCGGGTAACTTTAACCCGTACGGTGTTGGTGGTACTGCTGGCCAAAGTTTTATCGGTGCCATTAATAATGATGACGGGCGTTTTACCCGAATCTTTGCGATACAGGCTAACTTCATCGGCGGTACCGCCCAAGCGCACAAAGTAGCCCTTGTTTTTACCACTTAAGTTAACCGAATCTGATAATAAGAAAACATCGGCGTAGTTACTGCCCGAAGTAGCAAAATTCAATTGTGCCCAGAACTCCCACGACACATCTACCGCCGACCGGGAAGGGGTAGCTAATTGTAATTTGGTGCCCGTTACCGCGGGTCCGTTACTTTGCAGCTGTTTGGCCGGGTTTACCAGAAAAGAATTTACATCGCCCAGCCAGGTAGGATTATGCAAAAAATCGCCATCGGTAAAATCATCTTGTAACTGACTAAAACTTAAAAATGGCTGCAGAAATAAAAAGAAAAGTAAAATTTTTCGCATAGCAAGCGATTAGTCCTAAAAATATATTTTATTTGCGCCGCGTTTTGCCCCGGGTAAAAGCTTATGTTAAAGTGTTATAAGCTGTAAACAGGGAATACGGAACGTATAGCTAACATTTTTTAAATTTTTTAATTCAATTAAAACCCATGAAAGTAGCAGTAGTAGGTGCCACCGGCCTGGTAGGCGGTGAAATCTTAAAAGTTTTGGAGGAACGCAATTTCCCCGTAGACGAAGTATTATTAGTAGCCTCGGAAAAATCAATTGGTACCAAGAAAACTTTTAAGGGTAAAGAGCTAACTGTTATGGGAGTGAAAGAAGCAATTGCGGCCAAACCCGAAATTGCCATTTTCTCGGCGGGTGGCAGTACCTCTTTGGCCGAGGCGCCTAATTTTGCCGCCGCCGGCATTACCGTAATTGATAATTCTTCGGCCTGGCGCATGGACCCCACCAAAAAACTAGTAGTGCCGGAAATTAATGCCAAAGAGTTAACCAAGGCCGATAAAATTATTGCTAACCCCAATTGCTCCACGATCCAGATGGTGGTGGCCTTAAACGAGCTGCACAAAGCGTTTAAAATCAAACGCATTGTAGTGTCTACGTACCAGTCGGTTACGGGTACCGGCAAAAAAGCAGTAGACCAGTTGATGAACGAACGAGCCGGTAAAGCAGGCGAAATGGCTTACCCGTACAAGATAGATTTAAACGTAATCCCGCACATTGATGTGTTTACCGAAAACGGTTACACCAAAGAAGAAATGAAAATGGTAAAAGAAACCAAAAAAATCTTCGGCGACGACAGCGTAAAAGTAACTGCCACTACCGTCCGGATTCCGGTGATGGGCGGCCACTCGGAGTCGGTAAATGTAGAATTTGCTAAAGATTTTACTTTGGAAGAGGTGTATGCCATTCTGGAGAAAACGCCCGGCGTAATTGTGGTGGACGACGTGAAAAATTTAAAATACCCGATGCCCCAAGATGCGCATCAGAAAGACGAAGTACTCGTAGGCCGCATCCGCCTGGATGAAACGCAGGAACGCACGTTAAACATGTGGATTGTGGCGGATAACTTACGCAAAGGTGCCGCCACCAATGCGGTACAAATTGCCGAGTACTTACTCGCCCACGATTTAGTGTAATTTTTTA
Proteins encoded in this window:
- a CDS encoding DNA polymerase III subunit alpha, with product MMAFVHSYYSLRYGTLSVEEVVATAVKQGYKALILTDINNTSGVFPFVAACRELGIQPVVGIEFRRDNQLLYTGVALNQAGFQELNIFLSHYQLLQEALPDKPPAFNQVMVIYPFALGTSQALQENEYIGVRPHELNKLQFSNLRHYPDKLVMQPVFTYENPEGYALHRHLRAIDHNILLSQLTPEHALNEDAAFLPANQLRKSYERFPSLISNLEKLVAQASFTFDFSSRKNKFLFSATAYDDKLLLEKLAQDGLRQRYGATHKVARQRVEHELTIIDKLGFSAYFLITWDVIRYSMSRGFYHIGRGSGANSVVAYCLRITDVDPIELDLYFERFLNPKRTSPPDFDIDYSWDERDEVLDYIFKRYGREHTALLGAMSTFQQNAILRELGKVYGLPKSELDALVANPAAGANQNQYTQQIFRYGKLLTDFPNVRSIHAGGVLISEQPLTCYTALDLPPKNMPTSQWDMYVAESIGFEKLDILSQRGIGHIKECVHLVQQNQKLKIDAHEVARFKTDEKVRQQLKSGDTIGCFYIESPAMRGLLKKLHCDNYLSLVAASSIIRPGVAKSGMMKAYIQRFHHPDKIEHIHPVLGEQLKETYGVMVYQEDVLKVCHHFAGLDLADADVLRRGMSGKSRSKQEFQKLVDKFFSNCREKGYPEAITREVWRQVESFAGYSFSKAHSASFAVESYQSLFLKTYYPLEFMVAVINNFGGFYQTWVYVQEARKAGAMIHLPCVNHSLFTTTIYQQDIYLGLVHIQNLEQQACQRIVTERLQQGHYTSLEDFIKRTQITKEQVEILIRIDAFRFTGQSKVHLLWEALYLLGHKSNLDAEAVLFQAPQKHFHLPSLTYTLVDKAWDELELLGFPVSLSYFDLLKTKYRGDVLAAAMAQYTGRKVRMLGILVTTKQVRTIRGELMQFGTFLDTQNNFFDTVNFPPSLKDWPFKGPGVYLLLGKITAEFGFPSMEVEKMDKLPFQEKHQPATNLKLADIT
- the dinB gene encoding DNA polymerase IV codes for the protein MLPENRTIAHFDLDTFFVSVERLRNSQLVGKPVIIGGLSDRGVVASCSYETRRYGVHAGMPIRMAKQLCGEALIMRGDMEAYSKYSADVTQVIAAKADIYEKASIDEHYLDVTGLDRFFGTWKWTNELRNLIMKETGLPISFGLSVNKTVSKIATGQAKPNGTLQVQQEQVKPFLSPLSLRKIPGVGEKNYQLLRNMGVPTIEVLTMIPPDVIRKVLGKEGISIWEKANGIDLAPVVPYSEQKSISTERTFSTDTTDVAYLNNLLVSMVEKLAFELRQQEKLTSCITVKIRYANFDTHTQQMMIPYNAADHILIRKAKELFQKLYNRRMLIRLLGVRLSHLVQGFQQIDLFEDTTELVNLYQAMDKIRHRYGAEAVKRAAGLTGKKL
- a CDS encoding SOS response-associated peptidase, coding for MCGRYSETEDLEAIEERFDVRIEEPYQPSYDARPGDVLPVITNTDPKHLTFMKWSILPHWAPTRDFKYDTFNAKSEELTWKPSFRSLITTKRCLVPASGFYEWKDVTPVEKDMFGQVITKPKTKKQKEIYFINLKDENLLAFAGLWDEWVDTSSGEVVRSFTIITTRANELVKPIHPERMPVILDRDIEKLWLSNDLSKQELLDLLQPFDAAKMQARPIPSIAAFPNPQ
- a CDS encoding helix-turn-helix domain-containing protein; translated protein: MNIQTTFGSRLKEFRKLKKMSGEDLGEVIGVGRGQISHIENDKTLPTLEGFIKLLNAFPELDGHWLACGVGEMIRTEPVVEGSIEAANCWKLLELERAKSNTYLELLKSNNVKIE
- a CDS encoding lamin tail domain-containing protein; translation: MRKILLFFLFLQPFLSFSQLQDDFTDGDFLHNPTWLGDVNSFLVNPAKQLQSNGPAVTGTKLQLATPSRSAVDVSWEFWAQLNFATSGSNYADVFLLSDSVNLSGKNKGYFVRLGGTADEVSLYRKDSGKTPVIIINGTDKTLASSTTNTVRVKVTRNAAGEWQLHADFSGAGTNYLAQGSVTDSTYRQANYFGIFAEYSSANAKKIFFDDIRIRDTKAPALLGINRTGSNTLDVNFSEPVTAASAQLATNYTLKPATVHPTTAIRDTGNEALVHLTFAEEFANNTNTLTVNNVQDLYGNTQNTAESRSFTYLRPVIALAGDLRITEILADYSPAVNLPESEYFEIYNASGKTFNLVNWKYSDATTSTGVFPTVSLAPGEYRIVCRAADTLEFKSFGKVIGLKTFPSLNDGGDAVELFDQTGKLIDKVNYTPAWYREKDKAEGGWSLEIIDLQNTLYI
- a CDS encoding aspartate-semialdehyde dehydrogenase — translated: MKVAVVGATGLVGGEILKVLEERNFPVDEVLLVASEKSIGTKKTFKGKELTVMGVKEAIAAKPEIAIFSAGGSTSLAEAPNFAAAGITVIDNSSAWRMDPTKKLVVPEINAKELTKADKIIANPNCSTIQMVVALNELHKAFKIKRIVVSTYQSVTGTGKKAVDQLMNERAGKAGEMAYPYKIDLNVIPHIDVFTENGYTKEEMKMVKETKKIFGDDSVKVTATTVRIPVMGGHSESVNVEFAKDFTLEEVYAILEKTPGVIVVDDVKNLKYPMPQDAHQKDEVLVGRIRLDETQERTLNMWIVADNLRKGAATNAVQIAEYLLAHDLV